ATTTCAAgtgtaaaaaatatgtattattggGATAAAATTCTGTTATAAGAATAAGATGGAATTGAGAActcaggaagaaaagggaaaatttaCACCTCCCAAACTGTCAAAGAAGAGCtcatttatgaatttttaaaactgatgaTGGTAGCTCTTAAATCACTAACAGATTTAGGTTTCACTGATTTCACATAAAACTGTGATATTTTGTTTGTGAATGTTAATATTTGTCAGAAATCACATTATTTGCAACTTGACACTTTGGATGCAAAATTTGAGATGTCAACCTAAATATGTGTGAAGGAGCacaacagtaaaaatatttttagagagcATTGTTATAAACCAATAGttttatataaacatacaaaataaatatcaggGGGAGCGTCATATACTCATTTGCCACCTTGTGGCCAGAGTTGTATTCAACGCCAGGCAAGGTGCTGCAATGAGGAAAGGGTCTCTCTTTAGGTCAGCCCCTTCAGCTACGCTTCCATCAGGTCTTTGTGAGGCTGAGATGGTAGCATTCGCCTGGGACTGAATCCAGACTCAAGCAAGCAAGAAGCATCAAAAGGATTATGCTGACACCTGCCCCTCTCCATGTGATTCAGAGCAAAAGCAACATGCAATCAGGAAAGGAATGTTAAGAACTGCAACAAAATTCTGACTTTTCCCATGAGgactgcttaaaaaaaatcaaataaactaTTTCTGATATTCTTTTCTTGATTCTTCTGGTTTTGGTGTCTCTTCTCTACTGGTGACCTAGACACTTCCTCAGTCTGCCTTTTGGGGAACCCACTCCTGTTTCTGGCCCCTGGGGCATGTTTGTTTGGTTCGGTGATGGTTTCTCAGCTCCTAGTGCAACACCTGGTCTGGGTTGGCACTGAATAGACATTTGTTGAGTGAGTGGATGGCAGAGTGCACACCCCGCCCCACCCTGcactccccgccccccctccACCGCACCACCCCAGCCTCCGCTTCTTCCTTGACATGCTGGACATGTGGGCTTCGGCAGGAAGATGATCAGTAAAGCTGTCAGGTTGCCATGGTTAGTCATCAGTGGGAGATAGCCTTGGTACACTGAGATTTTTAGGTTACTTTGATGTCTGTTACCCTGTGGAGGTGGGATGAGAGTGTTTCTtgtgcctccctgcccccacccttatAGGAGCAGGATTCCTTCAGTGGGTGCTCTAGTTGTAGTTCCTCTCGTTGCAGGCCAAAAAGGGCAGGCATTTATTGGAAGGATACTGGGATGCTTCAAGGGATGGGAACAAGAGTTGGCTTAGGAAGGGGAGGCACCAGAGCAGTTCTGGGGACCTCAGGTGTATGGGAACCAGCATTCTATCCtctttaaagaaagtgaaagtcactgggtggtttccgactctttgtgaccccatggactatacagttcatggaattatccaggccagaatgctggagtgggtagcttttcccttctccaggggatcttcccaacccagggatagaacccaggtctcccacattgcaggtggattctttaccagctgagccacaagggaagccctctatccTCCTTAAGGGCTTGTGATTCCTGACAACCAACACCTGCTGCTGACCCTGGGAGGCCTACACACTGCCCCCTACCTGGAGGAGGGGCCAGGTGGACGGGTGATATCCACACTAACCAGGGAGAACTCGGCCACAATGTAATGAGGCAGCACAGCCCTACAGGCCGGGCAGTGTGTAATGGGCCAAGGGCTGCCATCACTGGGGCTCAGGCACCAGACTCTTCCTGGAACACACTGTCCCCAACTCTGCTCCTCGTGAGCCTCATCCTGACACCTGCCCTGGGCTGTACTGCCCGGGACCAGCACCTGCAGCTGCTTCCCAACATCCCCAAGTTGCCCAAGACCCAAGCCACTTGCTCTGGGCTCAGTCTTCGTGAGCCCCTTGGTGCTGCTCCCCGTGGCTCCCAGCTCAGCACAGTGGGGCCCTGAAGATGCATGGCCGCCCCTCCCCCTGACTGGCGGTTCCACACATGGAAGCTGGTTCCCTGCCACTCCCACCTGCTGCCTGAGCTGGGCCTCCGCTGGGCTTGAGGGTCTTGGGACAGTGTCCTGTAGTTCAGGCCCCTCTCTCAGCTGTAGGGGAGATGCCAGCAGTAGGCCTGGCTTTGTTGTGCCTTGTCCATCCCGCCACCCCTGTGGCAGCTGGCTCAGCGTCTCCTGGGCCAGAAGGCTGGCTGCCAAAACCTCAGCCCACCCGTGGCCTTGGGAGCCTGAGGGAAAGGTGCAGAGGAGGCGAGGAGCAGGCATGGACTGTGCAGAGCACCGATAAGATGGGCATGGGATGTGCCTCTTGGGGCCCAATGGCCTTGGGAGCTCTGCCCCTCTGTATCTGGGGTCCAGGCCTGCCCCAGAATGGAGCTTCGTTCTTATGGGGCAGGGCAGAACCTGGGGTGGGCGGGGAGCCTCAGACAGGGATGGGAACCTGCTCAGCCTCAGAGATGCTGGCTGATCACCGCTTCTGCCAGCGCTCCTCGCGACCCGGCCTCTGGGGGGATGTTTCCCAGCCCCAGGGACGTTTCTGGACTAGGATATCTCTCTATCCCTGGCCCCGCAGTGCTGGGGGAGGCTGCATGGACGAAGGGAAGGacggagagaggggaggagacgaTGAAAGGGGTCAGAGCAGCGATTGGAGCCGAGAACTGGAAGCGCCTTAAAGAGACTGCGCGGTCCCCGCCCCCCTTCCCGCCAGCCTCAATGAATTAGAGCTGTGTTTCTCAAACTTGCCTGCTCATAAGAATCTTCTCGGGCCCTAGTTAAAGATACAGGTTCCGGAGCATGTTCCTTCgggattctgattcagtggggCTGCGGGTGGAGCCGAGGAATCTGTAATTTTAACACGCTCCCCACGTGATTCTCGTGAACAAGCAAGTTTGGGAAATATTGAATTAAAGGAAACCGGGCCTGGCTGCAGAGCGGCCTCCGCTAGGGGGCTACGGCAGGAGGATTCCCGGGGGCGTCGCCTGCTTCCGCCGCCGCCTCCTTCAGTGAAAGTCCCTTTTGGGTCCAGCTGCCACAGCCACCGCGCTCCCTCAGGCCGGACGGGGGACACCCCTGGTCTGCGTGGCCCCCGCGCTGCCACGCCCAGTGGCCGCCCCAGCCCTGCGATTAGGGGGAGGAGCCGCTGCCAGTGGAGGCGGAGGAGCAGAGGAGGCGGAGACGGCAGAGACGGCGGAGAAGGCGGAGAGGAAGGTGGAGGCGGAGGCGAAGGTGGAAGGGAAGGTAGAGGCGGCGGGGAAGGTGGAGGCGGCTGGGAAGGTGGACGCCACCGGGAAGGTGGACACTGTGGAGGGTCCGGGACGCCGGGTAGAGCTCAAGCTGGAGCCCGAACCTGAACCCGAGCCGGCACGGGAGGCGGAGCAGGAGCCGAAGGGGGAGCCGAAGCAGGAGCCTGAGGATGAGAACCCGGCGCGGAGTGGCGGTGGCGGCGGCAGAGACGAGGTTCCTCTCCCTACCCTTCCCTCCGACCCCCCGCGGCCCCCCGATCCTTCCCCGCGGCGCAGCCGTGCCCCCCGCCGCCGACCCCGGCCGCGGCCGCAGACCCGGCTCCGTACCCCGCCGCAGCCTAGGCCAcggcccccgccccggccccggccccggcgcgGCCCTGGGGGCGGGTGCCTGGATGTGGATTTCGCGGTGGGTCCACCAGGCTGTTCCCACGTGAACAGCTTTAAGGTGGGAGAGAACTGGAGGCAGGAACTGCGGGTGATCTACCAGTGCTTCGTGTGGTGTGGAACCCCAGAGACCAGGAAAAGCAAGGCAAAGTCTTGTATCTGCCATGTGTGTGGCACCCATTTGAACAGACTCCACTCTTGCCTTTCCTGTGTCTTCTTTGGCTGCTTCACAGAGAAGCACATTCATGAGCACGCCGAGACGAAACAACACAACTTAGCAGTAGACCTTTATTACGGAGGTATATACTGCTTTATGTGTAAGGACTATGTATATGACAGAGACATTGAGCAAATTgccaaagaagagcaaggggaAGCTTTGAAATTACAAGCCTCCACCTCGACCGAGGTTTCTCACCAGCAGTATTCAGTGCCAGGCCTCGGTGAGAAGTATCCAACCTGGGAGACAACCAAACCTGAGTTAGAACTGCTGGGCCATAACCCAAGGAGAAGAAGAATCGCCTCCAGCTTTACCATCGGTTTAAGAGGACTGATCAATCTTGGCAACACGTGCTTTATGAACTGCATTGTCCAGGCCCTTACCCACACTCCGATCCTGAGAGATTTCTTCCTCTCTGACAGGCACAGATGTGAAATGCCGAGTCCGGAGTTGTGTCTGGTCTGTGAGATGTCTTCGCTTTTTCGAGAGTTGTATTCTGGAAACCCATCTCCTCATGTTCCCTATAAGTTACTGCACCTGGTATGGATACACGCACGGCATTTAGCAGGGTACAGGCAACAGGATGCACATGAGTTTCTCATTGCAGCCTTAGATGTCCTGCACAGGCACTGCAAAGGTGATGATGCTGGGAAGGCGGCCAGCAATCCCAACCACTGTAACTGCATCATTGACCAAATTTTCACAGGTGGCCTGCAATCTGATGTCACCTGTCAAGCCTGTCATGGTGTCTCCACCACAATAGACCCCTGCTGGGACATCAGTTTGGACTTGCCTGGCTCTTGTACCTCCTTCTGGCCGATGAGCCCAGGGAGGGAGAGCAGTGTTAACGGGGAAAGCCACATACCAGGAATCACTACCCTCACGGACTGCCTGCGAAGGTTTACGAGGCCAGAGCACTTAGGAAGCAGTGCCAAAATCAAGTGTGGTAGTTGCCAAAGCTACCAGGAATCTACCAAACAGCTCACAATGAATAAATTACCTGTCGTTGCCTGTTTTCATTTCAAACGGTTTGAACACTCAGCCAAACAGAGGCGCAAGATCACTACATACATATCCTTTCCTCTGGAGCTGGATATGACACCGTTCATGGCCTCGAGTAAAGAGAGCAGGATGAATGGACAGTTGCAGCTGCCAACCAATAGTGGAAACGATGAGAATAAGTATTCCTTGTTTGCTGTGGTTAATCACCAAGGAACCTTGGAGAGTGGCCACTACACCAGCTTCATCCGGCACCACAAGGACCAGTGGTTCAAGTGTGATGATGCTGTCATCACCAAGGCCAGTATTAAGGACGTGCTGGACAGTGAAGGGTATTTACTGTTCTATCACAAACAGGTCCTGGAACATGAatcagaaaaagtgaaagaagtgaatACACAAGCCTACTGAAGTGACACACAGACCTACCTACCTGGAGTGGAAGATGACAGTGCCCATACTACAACTGGCATCAAGATTTAAAGGACCTACTTGCATGGCCCACGGGCCTGACAGTAAGAACTGAACAGTTTCCAGTGTCTAAAAGGTCCTGACTGGAAGAGGAATAGAAGGGGTGGGAGAAGAGGCTCTAGTCTAAGCAGTCACTTAAAGGAAGATTAAATGGCAGGATGCTCTGGGCGGGGCAGGCAGGAGCAGGGAAATCAGACACTGGTCCATATCCTATATTCCTCCAAAAGATTGTGTGGGAaagtgtggggtgggaggggggtggtaTGGGGGGGATGTGTGCCCTTGTAACTGTAAAACATCTTTCTCCAtgggtgtttcagcttcaactgaCCAATCACATAACAGTTATATGtttgggggagaaaaaagaaaagcttataCAAATGTAGCCCATTACATATATGGGTAGGAAAGTGGAAAAGCGGAGGAAGCAGGGATATTTCATTGACAAACACCTTTGccagtttctttgtatttgtgatttttttgtgcTATTAAATGCAGTATTaaacaaagaaaagcccatgtGGGCCTGTGAAACAAGAAAAGGGGGCTTTTGTATAAGGGGAGCAATTGCTCCAAAGGTAGAGAAGACAAGAAACACTGTAAGATAAACAACCAACACAGACAGGCCTCAGCTAAGAGTTTAGTGTgtgagtgtttaaaaaaaaaaagctgtatgaTATACTTGAGCAAATCAATGAACCTCTTTGcgattgttttctcatctgtacaatgcaGATAATTCCTACCTTAACGGGTTATTGTTAAAGATTAAGTGATATAAAATGTGTCAAAGTATTAATTAAAAAGGCTTGAGACTTTGTACGGGCTCAGTGAACATTTGTTGGATCTGAAACTTCTTTGGTCCAGGACCAGAATGCATTAGAGGTGAGGGGCAGCCCTATCTGAGACCCACGGACAAAAATGACACACACTGTGTCAGATACAGTCACACATACGTATACACTTATAACTTCCTCCCcagtactgttttttttttttttttgagccccaAGGCATCAGATTCCACTATTGTCCCTTGGGTACAGGGCATTACAGTCAGTGCCACACTCAGGACTGGGGGGAGAATCACAGGTGTCCCCCCTCAAAGTCATTATTCTGTCCAGTTGGAAGACTGTCATGTTGTTATCATGACTCAGCACCCCAGGGATGGGACTCGGGGCCAGTGGGCTGCTAGGCTTCCACGGGAGGGTGTTGGTGGTCTTTGCCCTCCAGAAGTGTTATGGACATGGCTGCATCTACCTGCAGGCATAGATCATGAAAAGACTGCTCACTGGTCTACCAGCCCAGGGACAGCAGGCGAGTGGCATGTTGGCCCCCTCCCTGATTCTCACAGAGGGCTAAGCCCAAACAAATGGGATGTGCCCAGGACAGGTTAAGCCCTGGTGGTGGTTCCTTCTTTTATCCTCTTCATCAGATACAAAAGGACATGTTACTTAGAAAATATGAGGGGGAGAACTAAACATTTCAGACCCATGGGACTTGCATCCACTGGCTCTGGTAAAAGGCTGGGCTCCTCCCACGGCTCCCCAAGTCTACTTCATGGTCAGTTCATTTGgtaatatatgtttatttgtgtGGTTGTGGCTGCATCCCCAACTAGCTCACAGGCATTTTTAGGACAGGGATTGTGTCTCCTCTTGTACCCTGGGCTGCATTCTCAGCCCCTAGAACAGCCCCTAGGACATAGTATTTGAAACATTTTCTGGATGGATGAATAAACCCAAATACCTTTCTTTCATAACCGAATTttcctcactccccacccccagggctcaTTATCCTCAGGAGAAAATGTAAAAGGTGTTATTTTTGATATCTTGTAGGCTGGGGGAGAGCAAGAGGCAAGTGGCCTTGGATGCCACTTGGAACCTTCATGCAGGTATCTGACTTCCCTTTGGGATGTGTGGGAACCCTGCCTGGGAAGACAGCCACGTCCTCCTTCCTCATCCCTCCCACAGGAAGAGTTCAGTCGGACGTGTCCACCAGATCCTGACTGCTTGCACAGACACTTTCACATTTGTAAAACACTTTTATTTGGAAGTGATTTCTATTTTataggaaacttaaaaaaaacaaaccagacaGTATAAAGAACATCTATATACCCTTTATCAGATTTACCTATTGCTAATATTTTACCCTAGCTGCATCtaggcacgtgtgtgtgtgtgtgtgtgtgtgtgtgtgtgtgtgtttggaccAACTGAGGGTAAGTTACATCATGGCCCTTTATGCCCAAGTACTTCAGTGTGCATTTCCTACAATTAGGCGTGTTCCCTACATCACAGTATAGTTAACAGCTTCAGTAAATTTAACGTTGATATAATACTATTATCTACACTTGTACTCCAGTTTTGTCTGGTGACCCAGTAATGTCCTTTATAGCATTTTCCCTCTTCGtcacagcatctggtccaggATGAGGTGTTGCTTTTAGCTGTCATGTCTCTTTAGCCTCCATTAATCGGGAATATTTCCACAGCCTTTCTGCATCTTGTATGGCATTAGCACTTTTAACAGAACATTCCTCACTTTGGGTTCATCTGATACAGAAACTGTCTTTTAAATACCCTATACTCAGGAATAGTTCTAAGAGATATGAACGGCATTGAGACTGAAACTGACCTCCCTGTCCCCACTGGTGGAAGGCATAGACCACCAGAGGGAGCAGCTGTATCTGGCACTTCCTGATTGAAACATTCACCTCCTCTGTCTGGAAAACACCACTGTCCCTCAGCAGCAGGAGAGCCATTCGAGCCCAGCCCTATGCCCTCCCCATCACCCCCTGGACTGAACCATGGAGTGTAACGGCAGCAGGGCCTACTTTCAGATCACATCACTGTGGAGCCCAGGGCATCGTGTACTGTGCAGGTATGTGTTACCTTGAGCTCAAATGTGATTCAGGCATGTTTGAGCATGTCTGACACACGGGTGAGCACCCCCTTGGTTGGGGCCTTTAGGGGGTCAGGAGGTAGCACCCTTGGCACCTTTGTGAATGTTCCCATGGTGGGAACAGCAGCAGTGGGGTGGCAGGGGAGGGGTAAGTAATTCTGAAGCAGCTTCATGGACAAAGCACACAAAAATGGGGCACAGACTTAAGTGAAGAGGAACATTGGAGAGGCCCAAAACATTGGTTTCTGACATACTGAGGACTTTCAGACAGCATTGGGCTATTTTACATGGGGGCTAGAATTCCTGTAGGAGCAGATACGGGCAAGAGCTGGTAAAATTTAAGGTAGTTCTTCAACTGAGACTCTCTACTTCCACAAGCTGTTAAGGCCAGGGAATTTCAGTTCATATGTGGATTTATGATCTGGGCCCAGAAGGGTACAGGCAAAAGATGGGTGCTCGCAACTGGGAGCTTATCCACCCACAGAGCTCAGGATGAGGGACCAAACAATGGGGGACTTACCTTTCATCCATTGTACATGCTTCCTATGGGTTCTTGGCCTGATCTAGTTGGAAATCCAGAACACTATCACTTCCCATTTCCTGGAGTAACCAGGTGCTGAAACTTATTCTGGCTTACAGGTCACATTAGGTAACTGCCTCACTTCTTCCCCTTCCACTGGGAATCCTGATCAGGGATGCCATCAACCAagaggtcttttccaatcaagAAACAGAGTGGGCTCCATACTATTCATTGCCATAATACAATAGACCTGGTGCTAGGAACCTGTCTTTGCATCAAATGTATATTTCACATCCAGAAGCAAAGGCCCCCATCCTCCGAGAGTATGaagcccagcacccagcacagcagTGTGTCATTTACACACTGACCTAATGCTATGTTTAAATTCTTGCATCAAAGCATGTCAGATAGACAGGAAATGCACATATCATCAGGGTGTAACTTCATGAATTTTTGTAAAATGAGCACATCTGTGTGAACAGCACTCAGATCAAGAAATAGAACGTTACCCATAAGTCAGGCCCCCTTCCTGCTTCCTTCAAGTCAATAACCCCAAAGGGTAATCCCTATCTTGACTTCTTCCACTGTAGATTAGTGTTGCCTTTTAAAATGCCATCTATAAATGGAAATGTTTTGTAcagttttgtgtctggcttcttttgctcaacaTTATTTTGTGAGCTTCAGATCTGAAGTCTTGTTGTCAAGCAAAATTATGTGGAATGTCATTATTTCTGTCTAATGAACTGAAAGTAAGGATTCCCTACTCTTCCTAGTGATGTCTCACTCATTGAACCAATTCAAAGGGACCCAGGTCATTGCAAAGTTGGACCTTATGAGGGTCTGTAATTGCCTTCATGCACAAGAAAACAGTGGATGGAAAACAGCCTGCCAGATAAGTTTGGGCTTATTTAAGCACCCAGAAATGTTCATCTTGGGCAGTATTCCAGCCTTGTTCCAATAGCTCCTGGATGGGATGCTCTATTGTAGTAAGGCCTCACACATAAACGTGCATCAGAGTCACCTAGAGGGCTTGTTAACACACAGGTTGCTGGGTCCtgcccccagagtttctgatttcaGTAGATCTAGGATGGGGCCCGTGAGGAGGGGTTGAGAATTTGCATTTGAACACATTCCCAGGTGATGTTCATGCTTCTGGCTCTAGGACCACACTttgacaaccactaatctattcaATTTGTTTTCACACTGTGGTACTTGGAGCCAGAAAAGTCTATGAGGATGGCCTTGGGGAACAAGAGGAGGGGCAAATTAGTGAGGATCAGGAACTCTGAAATATAAAATCATTAAGAGGGAGTTATTGTTTGTATTTGGGAATTCCAAGTAATATTTGAAGAAAGAGTTCTGCTACTAACATGTTTTAAAGTTGAAAATCACTCTGCTAAGGAACTTTAGACCCCAGGGGAGTGATGTATTTAAACTATGTAGGTGGTATATCTGGAGAATGATGCAGCATGCTACCAAGACCTGGCCTCATATGTGCCCTTAATCTAGATGGTCCCGAGGTGGATTAATTTCCTTGGAACTCAAAGAAGTTCATATTTACGAGGATGGAAGTGATaagagaaaattcttaaagtataAACACAGCACaaaatcataaatataaatataattttcttctgGCTGTACAGCACACTAAGATAACATGAATAACATCCCCCACAAATACAAACACATATTAACATGAGATAAActaacaaaaattttaagttatagttgaacttaaaaaaataaaaaagcaaaatcttcagagagaaagaaaaaagccagTCTAGTAATTGTAAATGGACACTTCAATAACCTATTGTAGTTACTGGTTCTGGATATTAGGCCCTAGGGGCTAGGGGCTCCAAGCCGGGAATCTAGTGCCCAGGCAAGTACTGGCAATACAGCCTCAAGTCCACCAGAGGCAGAGAAACTGTCACTGAAACCTCTGGATAAAGCCCTTAGTAGCTTCTCTGTTCATTAGAAAGGGATTTGGAAAGTAAGCCATGAAAAGTCTTATGCTCTCTCTGGAGCCATGAGCAGAAATAAAAGCCCCAGGCCTACGTCATATGTGGTTAGGGGGGGTCTACATTTACCTTACTGCATGTTATGGGAATCACacactgaaaaattaaaacaaatattggaGCAGAATCATTGAAACTTCTAGAACCTCagtgaaagcaaaaatatttttataatacacaGCACATAGAAGCCCACAAAAAAAGACAATATCTGCTGAACATGTGCTcagaaacaaacaataaaaatattgtacTTGCAAAGAAATGAAATGCCATGAAGGTGAGTCACCAGTTGCCACAAGGAGGAGAATTAGTACCCCAAGAAATATTGATGAGATGAacttctactcttttttttttttttttgagagtagaATAAggacattttcagaaaaaaataaacctaagAAAGTTTAGCAATAATAGACTCTTACTAAAATAACTACTGGAAGATATActtcaggaagaaggaaattgAAATTGGAGAGAAGGAATGAGTAGGAGGCAAGGAACAGTGAACAAAAATTGGTAAATGTGAGGCAatataaataagcatataaaacaaTGATAATGTTGAAGCATATGGAGGTATAAAAACAAGCTGGCACTAAAAACACTGGAGCACAAAAGCATTTAAAACAGCAGGAAATTATTACTATTTAAAGCATTCTAAGGCTCTTGTTTGGGAGGAGGGTAGGGATACTGCCTGCATTCGGACCTTGTTAAGTCAAATATGAATGTTTAAACATTTAAGAGTGTGAACTTCTATTGAATAGTTTCTGGCAATGGCAGGCTTGGTTATTTGATTCAAGTTTCTTATTGAAGTATTGAAATATACTggataaaaatttcaaaactgcTTAAAAAGCACTGAAGGgctgagagaggaagagggaaatgTTCAGGCCAATTTTTGGATGAAAGCTTGTAATCAGGCAGGTAAGCAGAGTATTGACACACCAAAGCCAATTGGGTTTGAGGGTGTTTGCCTACATTGCCCACCTGAGCTTTGAATCAGTGGCCACAAAAGGCTGGAGGGAGAGACGTTAAGGCTCAGGGCCAGCACAAGATAGGGGTTTAATAGGAGACCCTCTTTACATTAAAATGAGATCCCAAAGAGCTACACCAGCTGCATAAGGTTCTGCATCCCAACCAGAACTAAATCTGCCCTGTTTCCAACTATCCCAGATAACTATACCAAAGGCTGCCTTAGCACCAAGAAGAGCTCTCTTCCTAAAAATAACGGGTATAAAAGGGGGGAGTGGGATGGAGAaccatatggaggttccttaaaaaaacaaaaatagagttacTATATAATTTatgatcccactcctgggcatatatctggagataactctaatttgaaaagatatatgcaccccatgttcataatggaggaggaaatagcaatccactccagtattcttgctgggaaaatcccatggacagaggagt
This DNA window, taken from Bubalus kerabau isolate K-KA32 ecotype Philippines breed swamp buffalo chromosome X, PCC_UOA_SB_1v2, whole genome shotgun sequence, encodes the following:
- the USP27X gene encoding ubiquitin carboxyl-terminal hydrolase 27; translated protein: MRQHSPTGRAVCNGPRAAITGAQAPDSSWNTLSPTLLLVSLILTPALGCTARDQHLQLLPNIPKLPKTQATCSGLSLREPLGAAPRGSQLSTSLLGPAATATALPQAGRGTPLVCVAPALPRPVAAPALRLGGGAAASGGGGAEEAETAETAEKAERKVEAEAKVEGKVEAAGKVEAAGKVDATGKVDTVEGPGRRVELKLEPEPEPEPAREAEQEPKGEPKQEPEDENPARSGGGGGRDEVPLPTLPSDPPRPPDPSPRRSRAPRRRPRPRPQTRLRTPPQPRPRPPPRPRPRRGPGGGCLDVDFAVGPPGCSHVNSFKVGENWRQELRVIYQCFVWCGTPETRKSKAKSCICHVCGTHLNRLHSCLSCVFFGCFTEKHIHEHAETKQHNLAVDLYYGGIYCFMCKDYVYDRDIEQIAKEEQGEALKLQASTSTEVSHQQYSVPGLGEKYPTWETTKPELELLGHNPRRRRIASSFTIGLRGLINLGNTCFMNCIVQALTHTPILRDFFLSDRHRCEMPSPELCLVCEMSSLFRELYSGNPSPHVPYKLLHLVWIHARHLAGYRQQDAHEFLIAALDVLHRHCKGDDAGKAASNPNHCNCIIDQIFTGGLQSDVTCQACHGVSTTIDPCWDISLDLPGSCTSFWPMSPGRESSVNGESHIPGITTLTDCLRRFTRPEHLGSSAKIKCGSCQSYQESTKQLTMNKLPVVACFHFKRFEHSAKQRRKITTYISFPLELDMTPFMASSKESRMNGQLQLPTNSGNDENKYSLFAVVNHQGTLESGHYTSFIRHHKDQWFKCDDAVITKASIKDVLDSEGYLLFYHKQVLEHESEKVKEVNTQAY